In the genome of Bradyrhizobium arachidis, one region contains:
- a CDS encoding AMP nucleosidase: MQSPPSIATKSFTDASLAVARLEEIYERNTKFLRDRFEAYVNGEAVTTRVRAYYPFVRVTTATHARLDSRLAYGFVAGPGVHETSVTRPDLFRAYLIEQIGLLIQNHGVPVEIGESAEPIPIHFAYRRDINIEAAITTSENSTVTRSLRDAFDVPDLATMDDSIADGTFELQPGAPEPLSLFRAARVDYSLRRLYHYTGTDPEHFQNFVIFTNYQFYVDAFAQLCQQRLQSGEAGLDSFVAPGNVIMQNGGATSGTAPVRAPQMPAFHLVTPGYRGISLINIGTGPSNARNVTDHVAVLRPHAWLMLGHCAGLRNTQRLGDYVLAHGYVREDHVLDRELPLWVPIPALAEMQVALEQAVEDVTGLEGFELKRLMRTGTVASVDNRNWEISGPAVIRRMSQSRAVALDMESAAIAANGYRFRVPYGTLLCVSDKPLHGEIKLAGMASEFYRRRVGQHLEIGLKALERLKQQESERLHSRKLRSFAEVAFQ, from the coding sequence ATGCAATCTCCCCCCTCCATCGCCACAAAATCCTTCACCGACGCCAGCCTCGCCGTCGCCCGGCTCGAGGAGATCTACGAGCGCAATACAAAATTCCTGCGCGACCGGTTCGAGGCTTACGTCAATGGCGAAGCCGTCACGACACGGGTGCGGGCCTATTATCCCTTCGTCCGCGTCACCACCGCGACGCATGCGCGGCTGGATTCGCGTCTCGCTTACGGCTTCGTCGCCGGACCCGGCGTGCACGAGACCAGCGTGACGCGGCCGGACCTGTTTCGCGCGTACCTGATCGAGCAGATCGGCCTTCTGATCCAAAACCACGGCGTGCCCGTCGAGATCGGCGAATCCGCCGAGCCGATCCCGATCCATTTCGCCTATCGCCGCGACATCAATATCGAAGCCGCCATCACCACCAGCGAGAATTCCACCGTCACGCGATCGCTGCGCGATGCGTTCGACGTGCCCGATCTCGCCACTATGGACGATTCCATCGCTGACGGCACCTTCGAGCTCCAGCCTGGTGCGCCCGAGCCGCTCTCGCTGTTCCGCGCGGCGCGCGTCGATTACTCGCTGCGCCGGCTCTATCACTACACCGGCACCGATCCCGAGCATTTCCAGAACTTTGTCATTTTCACCAACTACCAGTTCTATGTCGATGCCTTCGCGCAGCTCTGCCAGCAGCGGCTTCAGTCGGGTGAGGCTGGCCTCGACTCCTTCGTCGCGCCCGGCAATGTGATCATGCAGAATGGCGGCGCGACCAGCGGGACGGCGCCCGTGCGCGCGCCGCAGATGCCTGCCTTCCATCTTGTCACGCCGGGCTATCGCGGCATCAGCCTGATCAACATCGGCACCGGCCCGTCCAACGCGCGCAACGTCACCGACCATGTCGCGGTGCTGCGGCCGCACGCCTGGCTGATGCTCGGCCATTGCGCGGGCCTGCGCAACACGCAGCGTCTCGGTGACTACGTGCTCGCGCATGGTTATGTGCGTGAGGACCATGTGCTCGACCGCGAGCTGCCGCTCTGGGTGCCGATCCCGGCGCTGGCCGAGATGCAGGTCGCACTCGAACAAGCCGTCGAGGATGTCACCGGGCTTGAGGGGTTCGAGCTCAAGCGCTTGATGCGCACCGGCACAGTAGCGAGTGTCGATAACCGCAATTGGGAGATCTCCGGGCCCGCCGTGATCCGCCGTATGTCGCAATCGCGCGCGGTGGCGCTCGACATGGAATCGGCCGCGATCGCTGCCAACGGCTATCGCTTCCGCGTTCCCTACGGCACGCTGCTCTGCGTCTCCGACAAGCCGCTGCATGGCGAGATCAAGCTCGCCGGCATGGCCAGCGAATTCTACCGTCGCCGCGTCGGCCAGCATCTCGAGATCGGCCTGAAGGCGCTGGAGCGGCTGAAGCAGCAGGAATCCGAGCGGCTGCACTCGCGAAAACTCCGCAGCTTCGCCGAAGTCGCGTTCCAGTAA
- a CDS encoding HlyD family type I secretion periplasmic adaptor subunit, whose product MSTMAIGGPKPAATKTVRQSIRFHLILGLTIVLVLVLGLGGWASTVLISGALIAPGQIVVESNVKKVQHPTGGVVGELRARDGDVVKAGDIVVRLDDTVTKANLAIVTKNLDAAQARTARLQAEQRGIDKIEFPKALLDRADDPDVKALLSAETKLFDVRVNGRAGQKAQLRERVLQLNEEIEGLSAQETAKDKEIALVQNELTGVRDLYDKRLVQISRLTQLERDAARLNGERAQYIASRAQAKGKITETELQIIQVDKDMVSEVSKDLRETNDKIGELIERKVAAEDQLRRVDIRAPQDGMVLQSTVHTVGGVVTAGDTLMLIVPQADDLQVEAKVNPVDIDKLQIGQKTLLRLSAFNQRTTPELNGVVSRVSPDVTTDQRTGQSYYTIRVSMPAEEVARLGDVKLIPGMPVEAFVQTGDRTMLSYLMKPLHDQLMRAFREK is encoded by the coding sequence ATGAGCACGATGGCCATTGGCGGGCCAAAGCCCGCTGCGACGAAGACCGTGCGGCAGTCGATCAGATTCCACCTGATCCTCGGGCTCACCATCGTGCTGGTGCTCGTCCTCGGCCTCGGCGGCTGGGCATCCACCGTGCTGATCTCGGGCGCGCTGATCGCGCCCGGTCAGATCGTGGTCGAATCCAACGTCAAGAAGGTACAGCACCCGACCGGCGGTGTGGTCGGCGAGCTGCGCGCCCGCGACGGCGACGTGGTCAAGGCCGGCGACATCGTGGTGCGGCTCGATGACACCGTGACCAAGGCGAACCTTGCCATCGTCACCAAGAATCTCGACGCCGCGCAGGCACGCACGGCGCGGCTGCAGGCCGAGCAGCGCGGCATCGACAAAATCGAGTTTCCGAAGGCCCTGCTTGATCGCGCGGACGACCCCGATGTCAAGGCGCTGCTCTCCGCCGAAACCAAGCTGTTCGACGTCCGCGTCAACGGTCGCGCGGGCCAGAAGGCGCAGCTGCGCGAGCGCGTCCTGCAGCTCAACGAGGAGATCGAGGGTCTGTCCGCGCAGGAGACGGCCAAGGACAAGGAGATCGCGCTGGTCCAGAACGAGCTCACCGGTGTCCGCGACCTCTACGACAAGCGTCTGGTGCAGATTTCGCGTCTGACCCAGCTCGAGCGCGATGCGGCCCGCCTCAATGGCGAGCGCGCGCAATACATCGCTTCGCGCGCGCAGGCCAAGGGCAAGATCACCGAGACCGAGCTTCAGATCATCCAGGTCGACAAGGACATGGTGAGCGAGGTCTCCAAGGATTTGCGCGAGACCAACGACAAGATCGGCGAATTGATCGAGCGCAAGGTCGCCGCCGAGGACCAGCTCCGCCGCGTCGACATCCGCGCGCCGCAGGACGGCATGGTGCTGCAATCGACGGTGCATACCGTCGGCGGCGTCGTCACCGCAGGCGACACCCTGATGCTGATCGTGCCGCAGGCCGACGATCTCCAGGTCGAGGCCAAGGTCAATCCGGTCGACATCGACAAGCTCCAGATCGGCCAGAAGACGCTGCTGCGCCTGTCCGCCTTCAACCAGCGCACCACGCCCGAGCTCAACGGCGTCGTCAGCCGCGTCTCGCCCGACGTCACCACCGACCAGCGCACCGGCCAGAGCTACTACACCATCCGCGTCTCGATGCCGGCCGAAGAGGTCGCCCGCCTCGGCGACGTCAAGCTGATCCCCGGCATGCCCGTCGAGGCCTTCGTCCAGACCGGCGACCGCACCATGCTGTCCTACCTGATGAAGCCGCTGCACGACCAGCTGATGCGGGCCTTCCGCGAGAAGTGA
- a CDS encoding type I secretion system permease/ATPase, translating to MAAVPGVRRSELGDALRACRTAFVGVGLMSCMINLLYLTGSIFMLEVYDRVLPSRSIPTLVGLIILASFLYMAQGVLDMIRNRILGRVGTALDDALNKRVFDTIVRLPLLVGSRNEGLQPLRDLDNVRSFLGSMGPSAFFDLPWLPLYLAICFAFHVMIGVTALVGAIILVGLTLVTEFLSRQPAKEAMGLAAQRNDLAAASRRNAEVMVSMGMAGRMNARWSEANEKYLAGNQRASDVAGGLGAVAKVLRMMLQSAVLAVGAYLVIHQEATAGIIIAGSILSARALAPVDLAIAHWKSFVAARQSWQRLTRLLEQMPAQAMPTQLQAPTSRLSVEGVAMVPPGDQRLIVQDVTFALQAGNGLGVIGPSGSGKSSLIRALVGVWQPVRGKVRLDGAALDQWSSDALGRHIGYLPQDVELFGGTIAQNICRFDPEATSDAIIAAAKEAGVHEMIIKMREGYNTQVGEQGTALSAGQAQRVALARALYGNPFLVVLDEPNSNLDTEGDEALTRAIRSARERGAIVIVVAHRPIGVEAVDQILVLRDGRMQAFGPKEQVLAQVLQPRAVPTAPIKVVSEGGAKA from the coding sequence ATGGCAGCCGTACCTGGCGTCCGCCGTTCAGAGCTCGGTGACGCCTTGCGCGCGTGTCGCACGGCGTTCGTCGGCGTCGGCTTGATGAGCTGCATGATCAACCTGCTCTATCTGACCGGGTCGATCTTCATGCTGGAGGTCTATGACCGGGTGCTGCCGAGCCGCAGCATCCCGACGCTGGTCGGCCTCATCATCCTCGCCAGCTTCCTCTACATGGCGCAGGGCGTGCTCGACATGATCCGCAACCGCATCCTCGGGCGGGTCGGCACCGCGCTGGACGACGCCCTCAACAAGCGCGTGTTCGACACCATCGTCCGCCTGCCGCTGCTGGTCGGCAGCCGCAACGAGGGCCTGCAGCCGCTGCGCGACCTAGACAATGTCCGCTCCTTCCTCGGCAGCATGGGCCCGAGCGCATTCTTCGATCTGCCCTGGCTGCCGCTCTACCTCGCCATCTGCTTCGCCTTCCATGTCATGATCGGCGTCACCGCCCTGGTCGGTGCCATCATCCTGGTCGGGTTGACGCTGGTCACCGAATTCCTGTCCCGCCAGCCGGCGAAGGAGGCGATGGGCCTTGCCGCGCAGCGCAATGATCTCGCCGCCGCCAGCCGCCGCAACGCCGAAGTCATGGTGTCGATGGGCATGGCCGGCCGCATGAACGCGCGCTGGAGCGAGGCCAACGAAAAATATCTCGCCGGCAATCAGCGTGCGAGCGACGTCGCCGGCGGTCTCGGCGCAGTCGCCAAGGTGCTGCGCATGATGCTGCAATCGGCCGTGCTCGCGGTCGGCGCCTATCTCGTCATCCACCAGGAGGCGACCGCCGGCATCATCATCGCTGGTTCGATCCTGTCGGCCCGCGCGCTGGCGCCGGTCGATCTTGCCATTGCGCACTGGAAATCCTTCGTCGCGGCGCGCCAGAGCTGGCAGCGCCTCACGCGGCTGCTCGAGCAGATGCCGGCGCAGGCGATGCCGACCCAGCTGCAGGCGCCCACCAGCCGCCTGTCGGTCGAAGGCGTCGCCATGGTGCCGCCGGGCGACCAGCGCCTGATCGTGCAGGACGTCACCTTCGCACTCCAGGCCGGCAACGGCCTCGGCGTGATCGGTCCGAGCGGCTCCGGCAAATCCTCGCTGATCCGCGCGTTGGTCGGCGTCTGGCAGCCGGTGCGCGGCAAGGTGCGGCTCGACGGCGCAGCGCTTGACCAATGGTCGTCCGACGCGCTCGGCCGCCACATCGGCTATCTGCCGCAGGACGTCGAGCTGTTCGGCGGCACCATCGCGCAGAACATCTGCCGATTCGATCCCGAGGCGACGTCCGACGCCATCATCGCCGCGGCCAAGGAGGCCGGCGTGCACGAGATGATCATCAAGATGCGCGAGGGCTACAACACCCAGGTCGGCGAGCAGGGCACTGCGCTCTCTGCTGGCCAGGCGCAGCGCGTGGCGCTGGCGCGCGCGCTCTACGGCAATCCGTTCCTGGTCGTGCTCGATGAGCCCAACTCCAACCTCGACACCGAAGGCGACGAGGCGCTGACCCGCGCCATCCGCTCCGCGCGTGAGCGCGGCGCCATCGTCATCGTGGTGGCGCACCGCCCGATCGGCGTCGAGGCGGTCGACCAGATCCTGGTGCTGCGCGACGGCCGCATGCAGGCCTTCGGCCCGAAGGAGCAGGTGCTTGCGCAGGTGCTCCAGCCGCGGGCGGTGCCGACGGCACCGATCAAGGTCGTCAGCGAAGGCGGAGCCAAGGCATGA
- a CDS encoding GlsB/YeaQ/YmgE family stress response membrane protein translates to MHISNEGLLVILFVGLVAGWLAGKVVRGTGFGIIGDIVVGIAGALVASFLFPKLGIRLGTGLVSEIVYSAIGAVILLLVVRLVRGGGRF, encoded by the coding sequence ATGCACATTTCCAACGAAGGCCTGCTTGTCATCCTGTTCGTCGGCTTGGTGGCCGGCTGGCTCGCCGGCAAGGTGGTGCGCGGAACCGGGTTCGGCATCATCGGCGACATCGTGGTCGGCATCGCCGGCGCGCTGGTGGCGAGCTTCCTGTTTCCCAAGCTCGGCATTCGTCTCGGGACGGGCCTCGTGTCAGAGATCGTCTATTCCGCCATCGGCGCGGTGATCCTGCTGCTGGTGGTCCGTCTGGTGCGCGGCGGCGGTAGGTTCTAG
- a CDS encoding ABC transporter ATP-binding protein, whose translation MTNLVEISGLNIRFTGERTVYAVNDLNLSLGNSEVLGLLGESGSGKSVTLRALMRLLPKKRTQITGTVNVMGRDVLAMNDEQLSSFRGQTVSMIFQEPALALDPVYTIGAQIAESVVRHEGKSFAEGRARALEMLEVVRIPSAKRRLDAYPHEMSGGMRQRAMIALALACRPKILLADEPTTALDATVQIQILLLLRELQREFGMSVIFVTHDIGVAIEICDRVAVMYAGQIVEQGTLRDIVRSPVHPYAKGLLASTIHGARRGQRLETIPGTPPSLAEKPHNCSFAPRCKLAEPRCLERLPANVEVGPGRAARCVLAEAAVAT comes from the coding sequence ATGACAAACCTCGTCGAGATCTCGGGCCTCAACATCCGCTTCACCGGCGAGCGCACGGTCTATGCCGTGAACGATCTCAATCTCTCGCTTGGCAACAGTGAGGTGCTGGGCCTGCTCGGCGAATCCGGTTCGGGCAAGAGCGTGACCCTGCGCGCCTTGATGCGGCTATTGCCGAAGAAGCGCACGCAGATCACTGGCACGGTGAACGTCATGGGGCGCGACGTGCTTGCCATGAATGACGAGCAGCTGTCGTCGTTCCGTGGCCAGACCGTCTCGATGATCTTCCAGGAGCCGGCACTGGCGCTCGATCCGGTCTACACCATCGGCGCTCAGATCGCCGAAAGCGTCGTGCGCCATGAAGGCAAGAGCTTTGCAGAGGGGCGCGCGCGTGCGCTCGAAATGCTCGAGGTCGTCCGCATTCCCTCGGCAAAACGCCGGCTCGACGCCTATCCGCACGAGATGTCCGGCGGCATGCGCCAGCGCGCCATGATCGCGCTCGCGCTCGCCTGCCGGCCCAAGATCTTGCTTGCGGACGAGCCGACCACGGCGCTCGATGCCACCGTGCAGATCCAGATATTGTTGCTCTTGCGCGAACTGCAGCGCGAGTTCGGCATGTCCGTGATCTTCGTCACCCACGATATCGGCGTCGCCATCGAGATCTGCGACCGCGTCGCGGTGATGTATGCCGGCCAGATCGTGGAGCAGGGGACTCTGCGCGACATCGTCCGCAGCCCGGTGCACCCCTATGCCAAGGGCCTGCTCGCCTCCACCATCCACGGCGCCAGGCGAGGGCAGCGGCTCGAAACCATCCCCGGCACCCCGCCGTCACTGGCCGAAAAACCCCACAACTGCTCCTTCGCCCCCCGCTGCAAGCTCGCCGAGCCGCGCTGCCTGGAGCGGCTGCCTGCGAATGTCGAGGTCGGCCCGGGCCGGGCGGCGAGGTGCGTGCTGGCGGAGGCGGCGGTCGCGACGTAG
- a CDS encoding amidase, with protein sequence MSTEPALMTLTEVARAIAMKQVSSHEVTRALLHRIAQWQPHLNAFMSVEAESALKAAEAADAELAKGNVRGSLHGVPLAHKDMYYDAGHVATCGSLIRRDFVPTVTSTALQRLKDAGQVRLGTLHLAEFAYGPTGHNAHYGPVRNPWNVAHITGGSSSGSGSAVAARLTYAALGSDTGGSIRMPAHFCGVTGLKTTVGRVSRAGAMPLSQSLDTVGPLARTAEDCALLLALMAGADPADSTCSHEPLSDYVGATKGSLKGLKIGVPASFYVDDLDSEVARVLDGTIAVLKREGADIVKVELPDQRQLSAASQLVLAAEAAAFHKRWMIERPQDYGTQVLMRLQNGLAVPAITYLEAMRWRGPALAAHNAATSGVDAIIAPASPIPAPTIEESDVGGGPNAPALLQRLTLFTRPVNFLGLPSLTVPSGFAKSGLPIGMQLIGRSFDEATLLTIGAAFQRVTDYHDRLPKLPS encoded by the coding sequence ATGAGCACCGAGCCTGCCTTGATGACGCTCACCGAGGTCGCGCGAGCGATCGCGATGAAGCAGGTGTCCTCGCATGAGGTGACGCGCGCGCTGTTGCATCGCATCGCGCAGTGGCAGCCGCATCTCAACGCCTTCATGTCGGTTGAAGCGGAATCCGCATTGAAGGCGGCCGAGGCCGCCGACGCAGAGCTTGCCAAGGGCAATGTCCGCGGTTCGCTGCACGGCGTGCCGCTCGCGCACAAGGACATGTATTACGACGCCGGCCATGTCGCGACCTGCGGCTCACTGATCCGCCGCGACTTCGTTCCGACTGTCACCTCCACCGCCTTGCAGCGGCTGAAGGATGCGGGGCAGGTCCGCCTCGGCACGCTGCACCTTGCCGAGTTCGCCTATGGCCCGACCGGCCACAACGCCCATTACGGCCCGGTGCGCAATCCCTGGAACGTCGCGCATATCACCGGCGGCTCCTCCTCCGGCTCAGGCTCGGCGGTCGCGGCACGCCTGACCTATGCGGCGCTCGGCTCCGACACCGGCGGCTCGATCCGCATGCCCGCGCATTTCTGCGGCGTTACCGGCCTCAAGACCACCGTCGGCCGCGTCAGCCGCGCCGGCGCGATGCCGCTGTCGCAATCGCTCGACACCGTCGGCCCGCTTGCCCGCACTGCGGAAGATTGCGCGCTGCTGCTGGCGCTGATGGCCGGCGCGGACCCCGCGGATTCCACCTGCAGCCACGAGCCGCTGTCGGACTATGTCGGCGCAACCAAGGGCTCGCTGAAGGGCCTCAAGATCGGTGTGCCCGCATCGTTCTATGTCGACGATCTCGACAGCGAGGTCGCGCGTGTGCTGGACGGGACCATTGCGGTGCTCAAGCGCGAGGGCGCCGACATCGTCAAGGTCGAGCTGCCGGATCAGCGGCAATTGTCGGCGGCGAGCCAGCTCGTGCTCGCGGCGGAAGCGGCGGCTTTCCACAAGCGATGGATGATCGAGCGCCCGCAGGACTACGGCACGCAGGTCCTGATGCGGCTTCAGAACGGGCTCGCCGTTCCCGCCATCACCTATCTCGAAGCGATGCGCTGGCGCGGTCCGGCGCTGGCCGCGCACAACGCGGCGACATCGGGCGTCGATGCGATCATCGCACCGGCTTCCCCGATCCCAGCGCCGACGATCGAGGAGAGCGATGTCGGCGGCGGCCCCAATGCGCCGGCGCTGTTGCAGCGCCTGACGCTGTTCACCCGTCCGGTGAACTTCCTGGGCCTGCCGTCGCTGACCGTGCCCTCGGGCTTCGCCAAAAGCGGTCTTCCGATCGGCATGCAGCTGATCGGCCGCTCCTTCGATGAAGCGACCCTGCTCACCATCGGCGCCGCGTTCCAGCGCGTCACCGACTATCACGATCGATTGCCGAAACTGCCGTCATGA
- a CDS encoding ABC transporter ATP-binding protein: MSESNTSVEMLEPVEDRGGVAQPLLQVNGLTKHFPVRGGLFAAKRTVRAVDNVSFAVAKGETVGIVGESGCGKSTTARLLMHLMPRDTGDIIYDGMTVGQSLSLRELRRGMQMVFQDSYASLNPRLTIEESIAFGPKVHGMADGAARTLARELLGKVGLRPENFANRYPHEISGGQRQRVNIARALALSPRLVILDEAVSALDKSVEAQVLNLLADLKREFGLTYLFISHDLNVVRYISDRVLVMYLGEVVELGPVDQVWDSPAHPYTRALLAAMPSSDPDKRTVKPPITGDPPNPIDPPSGCRFHTRCPFAEPLCANATPKLTALDRMGHEAACYMAIPGSGHSRAPAEETA; encoded by the coding sequence ATGAGCGAGAGCAACACATCCGTCGAAATGCTCGAGCCGGTCGAAGACCGTGGCGGCGTCGCGCAGCCGCTGCTTCAGGTCAACGGCCTGACCAAGCATTTCCCCGTGCGCGGCGGGCTGTTTGCAGCAAAGCGCACCGTGCGCGCCGTCGACAACGTCTCGTTCGCCGTCGCCAAGGGCGAGACCGTCGGCATCGTCGGCGAGTCCGGTTGCGGCAAGTCAACCACCGCGCGGCTGTTGATGCATCTGATGCCGCGCGATACCGGCGACATCATCTATGACGGCATGACCGTCGGCCAATCGCTGTCGCTGCGCGAACTGCGCCGCGGTATGCAGATGGTGTTCCAGGATTCCTATGCCTCGCTCAATCCGCGCCTCACCATCGAGGAATCCATCGCGTTCGGCCCCAAGGTCCACGGCATGGCCGATGGCGCGGCCCGCACCCTGGCGCGCGAGCTGCTCGGCAAGGTCGGCCTGCGGCCGGAGAATTTCGCCAACCGCTATCCGCACGAGATCTCGGGCGGCCAGCGCCAGCGCGTCAACATCGCCCGTGCGCTGGCGCTGTCGCCGCGGCTGGTGATCCTGGATGAGGCCGTCTCCGCGCTCGACAAGTCCGTCGAGGCGCAGGTGCTCAATCTGCTCGCCGATCTCAAGCGCGAGTTCGGCCTGACCTATCTCTTCATCAGCCACGACCTCAACGTCGTCCGCTACATCTCCGACCGCGTGCTGGTAATGTATCTCGGCGAGGTCGTCGAGCTCGGCCCGGTCGATCAGGTCTGGGATAGTCCCGCGCATCCCTACACGCGCGCGCTGCTTGCTGCGATGCCGTCCTCCGATCCCGACAAGCGCACCGTGAAGCCGCCGATCACGGGCGATCCGCCCAATCCGATCGATCCGCCTTCGGGCTGCCGCTTTCACACCCGTTGTCCGTTTGCGGAGCCGCTCTGCGCAAATGCGACACCAAAGCTCACCGCGCTGGATAGAATGGGCCACGAGGCCGCGTGCTACATGGCGATACCGGGTTCAGGCCATAGCCGCGCGCCCGCAGAGGAAACAGCATGA
- a CDS encoding ABC transporter permease, with translation MSELPLSATADAALQAAPATKARGYWATVGRRIMRDKVSMACALVLLLIFLSAILAPWLGLEDPYKGSMIRRLRHIGTVGYPLGTDELGRDMLARLIYGGRLSLVIGILPVILAFCFGTSLGIIAGYVGGKLNTAIMRTVDVFYAFPSVLLAIAISGALGAGILNSIVALTIVFVPQITRVAESVTTGVRNMDFVEAARASGAGAFTIMRVHILGNVLGAIFVYATSLISVSMILAAGLSFLGLGTKPPEPEWGLMLNTLRTAIYVNPWVAALPGAMIFAVSICFNLLSDGLRSAMDIRN, from the coding sequence ATGAGCGAGCTTCCGTTGTCCGCCACCGCCGATGCCGCGCTGCAGGCCGCGCCCGCGACCAAGGCGCGGGGCTATTGGGCGACCGTCGGCCGCCGCATCATGCGCGACAAGGTCAGCATGGCCTGTGCGCTGGTGCTGCTGCTGATCTTCCTCTCCGCGATCCTCGCGCCGTGGCTCGGCCTCGAAGACCCCTACAAGGGCTCGATGATCCGCCGCCTGCGCCACATCGGCACCGTTGGCTATCCGCTCGGCACCGACGAGCTCGGACGCGACATGCTGGCGCGGCTGATCTATGGCGGGCGGCTGTCGCTGGTGATCGGCATCCTGCCGGTGATCCTCGCGTTCTGCTTCGGCACCTCGCTCGGCATCATTGCCGGTTATGTCGGCGGCAAGCTCAACACCGCGATCATGCGCACGGTCGACGTGTTCTACGCTTTCCCCTCGGTGCTGCTGGCCATCGCGATCTCCGGCGCGCTAGGGGCCGGCATCCTCAACTCCATCGTCGCGCTTACCATCGTGTTCGTGCCGCAGATCACCCGCGTCGCCGAAAGCGTCACCACAGGCGTGCGCAACATGGATTTCGTCGAGGCCGCACGCGCCTCCGGCGCCGGCGCCTTCACCATCATGCGCGTGCACATCCTCGGCAACGTGCTCGGCGCGATCTTCGTCTATGCGACCAGTCTCATCTCTGTTTCGATGATCCTAGCGGCCGGTCTCTCCTTCCTCGGCCTCGGCACCAAGCCGCCGGAGCCGGAATGGGGCCTGATGCTGAACACGCTGCGCACCGCGATCTACGTCAACCCGTGGGTTGCGGCATTGCCGGGCGCGATGATCTTCGCGGTCTCGATCTGCTTCAACCTGCTCTCGGACGGCCTGCGCAGCGCCATGGACATCAGGAACTAG
- a CDS encoding ABC transporter permease, with product MLAYTARRIVYVIPIVISVALVCFLLVHITPGDPLVAVLPADASQELAAQLRAAYGFDRPLPVQFGLWLMRALHGDLGNSIATGRPVLAEVMRAVGNTVTLAIAAAIIGFTMGILLGLIAGYFRETWIDKVATSFAIAGVSVPHYWLGMLLVIIFSVQLNWLPAVGAGPNGSNSWAWDWAHLQYLVLPAITTSVIPMGIVTRTVRALTGDILSQDFVEALRAKGLHERGVFRHVIKNAAPTALAVMGLQLGYMLGGSILIETVFSWPGSGFLLNSAIFQRDLPLLQGTILILALFFVVLNLLVDIAQAAIDPRIKRG from the coding sequence GTGCTCGCCTATACCGCCAGACGCATCGTCTATGTCATTCCGATCGTCATCAGCGTCGCGCTGGTGTGCTTCCTGCTCGTGCACATCACGCCGGGCGATCCGCTCGTCGCGGTGCTCCCCGCCGATGCCTCGCAGGAGCTCGCGGCGCAGCTCCGCGCCGCCTATGGTTTCGACCGCCCGCTGCCGGTGCAGTTCGGCCTGTGGTTGATGCGCGCCCTTCACGGCGATCTCGGCAATTCCATCGCCACCGGCCGTCCCGTGCTCGCCGAGGTCATGCGCGCGGTCGGCAACACCGTCACGCTGGCGATTGCCGCCGCCATCATCGGCTTCACCATGGGCATCCTGCTCGGCTTGATCGCCGGCTATTTCCGCGAGACCTGGATCGACAAGGTTGCCACCTCCTTTGCCATCGCCGGCGTCTCGGTGCCGCATTACTGGCTCGGCATGCTGCTCGTCATCATCTTCTCGGTGCAGCTCAACTGGCTGCCCGCGGTCGGCGCCGGACCCAACGGCTCCAACTCCTGGGCCTGGGACTGGGCGCATCTGCAATATCTCGTGCTCCCGGCGATCACGACCTCGGTGATCCCGATGGGCATCGTCACCCGCACCGTGCGTGCGCTCACAGGTGACATCCTTTCGCAGGATTTCGTCGAGGCGCTTCGCGCCAAAGGCCTGCATGAGCGCGGCGTGTTCCGCCACGTCATCAAGAACGCCGCGCCCACCGCGCTCGCGGTGATGGGGCTTCAGCTCGGTTACATGCTCGGCGGCTCGATCCTGATCGAGACCGTATTCTCCTGGCCGGGCTCGGGCTTCCTGCTCAACTCCGCGATCTTCCAGCGCGACCTGCCGTTGCTCCAGGGTACGATCCTGATCCTGGCGCTGTTCTTCGTCGTCCTCAATCTCCTGGTCGACATCGCGCAAGCCGCGATCGACCCACGCATCAAGCGGGGCTAG